The following are from one region of the Carassius auratus strain Wakin chromosome 13, ASM336829v1, whole genome shotgun sequence genome:
- the LOC113112377 gene encoding CSC1-like protein 2 → MLIVLALLVMAATGEAEVCTGTDNCSNSNGSKDFCYSARIRSTVLQGLPFGGVPTVLALDFMCFLVLLCVFSFLRKVAFDYGRLALVSDADSRRQNPQYQRLDDQEEYVGSAMQTPADSRYERLTSVSSSLDFEQRDNGLCSWLTAIFRIKDDEIREKCGEDSVHYLSFQRHIIGLLVVVGVLSVGIVLPVNFSGDLLENNAY, encoded by the exons ATGCTGATTGTCTTAGCTTTGCTCGTGATGGCTGCGACCGGTGAAGCTGAGGTCTGCACAGGCACTGACAACTGCTCCAACTCCAATGGCTCCAAGGACTTCTGCTATTCGGCCCGGATCCGCAGCACCGTGCTCCAGGGCCTGCCCTTTGGAGGAGTGCCCACCGTACTTGCCCTTGACTTCATGTGCTTCTTG GTGCTGCTATGTGTGTTCTCTTTCTTGAGGAAGGTGGCATTTGATTATGGCCGTCTTGCATTGGTCTCTGATGCTGACAG CCGTAGGCAGAATCCACAGTATCAACGTCTGGACGATCAGGAGGAATA tGTGGGCTCCGCCATGCAGACGCCTGCTGACTCCCGATACGAGCGTCTCACCTCTGTGTCCAGCTCACTCGACTTTGAGCAAAGGGACAAT GGCTTGTGTTCCTGGCTAACCGCCATCTTCAGGATAAA AGATGACGAGATCAGGGAGAAGTGCGGTGAGGATTCTGTGCACTACCTCTCATTCCAGCGGCACATCATTGGTCTGTTGGTAGTGGTAGGTGTGCTCTCCGTGGGCATCGTCCTGCCCGTCAACTTCTCAGGAGACCTGTTAG AAAATAATGCCTAC